agcagaaaaattacaaaataagatgTATGAACGGCTAGTAAGCTTACCTCAAAATACTCAGCCTcagtaaaaatcaaagaaatgtaaatgaaaacaataaCTTGCAAGTTTTCTCTTATTATGAGGTTGGCAGTggtttataaagaaataacaGGAATGCAGAGACACAGGCACTTACATACTATCAGTGAGAATTTAAATTCATATGGCAGCGTGGCAATAAAtcaagtctccaaaaaaaattcttttcagttcaGCAGTTCTATTTCTAAGAGTTATCCTAAGGAAATcagaaaagatgaacacaaaaAGTTCATCCAACCTTTATAATGCAGAACATGGGGAAAACACCAGATGACAGCACAGCTATATTAACATAGAAACGAGGAAAAGCCAGTGCTGGAGCGTCACGCTGTTACTGTACGAGTGGGCACCTGGGGAACGGGTCTGTGTGTATGCATCTGCATACACATAGGGGAAGTCAGGAGGGTTATATCCAACAACTTTGCTAGCCATTTTTTAACTCTGGATGGTTAGACAACTGTTAccttacttttttcccttttgcttttaaatgcagtgaacatgtattatttttttaaaatatgttttaaagaaaaacagagccTAAGAATCAGAATAAGATGCACTTGTTTACAGTGTTTCTTAAGAATGCATTTTCTCTCCCTGTTTAAATGTTAAGAAACTGTGTGATCTTGGTTATTTTCTAGAAGAACCTAGAGAAATTTGGCTTGAAAAGATTTTCCCCGCTGCCAACCCACTTGCCTAGAAAGGCTGACTGAgcctacacattttttttcttttaacacttaAAGAATTGTACATCTGTATAGTTGATAACTCCAGGATGTGGCTAGTTTTGTAACAGTCCCAGACTAGCAGTTTCTGTTTATCTGTAGTTAATAACTTTGATTTAGAACTGCAGAGGCATCTGGAGGAATGTGGCTGTTACaggtttttcatttcctttgatccCTGTTAtcattttatccttttcttttttgctccCGTTTAGGTTCTGTCATAATGAATGGATCCAGTGTGGTGAATACATCACCTAGTGTAAAATCCAAAGAGGACCAGGCGTTAAATGGGCACGATGAGAAAGAAAACCCATTTGCAGAGTACATGTGGATGGAGAATGAAGAAGATTTCAACAGGCAGGTAAGGAAGAGGAAGGTCACTGACACGTGTAActcaacagctgtaataatttacTGTCAGTCTGTTCTAAGAGAATGGGTTCATTGGCGTTAGAATAACTTAAAAATACTCAGAAGCCTGATCTGGACTGACCAAGAAGCAATTTCAACTGGTAAGGGACCAGATTGAAAATAGCTTGGAGGAGGGTATTGAAATTTTTCTACCACACTGATTAAAAGAGGATCTAGTGGCGTGGTGTTCCAGTGTAGACTTCTGGGAAACAGCAGTTGTGTGCAGACAGGCCAGCGCAAATAGGACCTCGGGGACCGGCAGAATCCAAGTCTGAGATGGAGAAGTGTATCGTCGGGGAAGGCTAGACTGCTCCCACAAAGGTCCGGCAGTAATTGTTTGTCTTACATCTCTGTGATATTAACAGCCCAAGGTAAGCATTCCAGGTAGACCAGTGACTCTGGGAGCACACGGTTTCCCCCGTGATGGGGCTCTGCCACCCCCCGGGACATTTTATCAGCTGAGTAGGTGAAGGAtaacaaagaaaggaagagagccaAAGGCAAAGGTGATGCCAAAGTGCTCATATCCCTTCTGGGGACATTACATGATCAATAGTTACATGGCCATATCCAGCATGGGAGACAGGAGATGtgaggttctttttctttttttcaggggagggaaggtaattaggtttatttgtttaaatggcagtactgggtattgaacccaggacctcatgcatgctaggcaagcactctaccactgagctacaccctcccctactTGGAAACGTGGTTTTAACTGAACAGCCCTGTGCTCTGGGGAGAAGGAAACAAGTTCAGGGGGCAGCCAGCAGTTCCACCCCCTGTGGCTCCCTGTGTTGTGGTCTGTGTGATTAGTACATAGACCATGCTCCCTGTCACACCACTGGGTCCAGTAACCATTTTCTTGGACTGCGCCTGTGAATCAGGGTTGATTTAATACAGAGTCATTAACGCTCTTGGGGAGAGTTGCGGCAGATCTTGAGCAATCCCGTCAAATCTTgtagtttggaaatattttctagttGTTGGTGTTTTAAGTACCTCATAACTAACTTACTTgaggttaaaaaacaaagtgTGGCTAATTGTAATGTTACTGAAATAGTATGTTTAAGTCTCGCTACCAGTGACTTTTCCTTTGAATTCATGAGGTTAAATGTATTGGTCAGTTTGAGTGATTATTTTTGCTTGACCAGCCCCCTAGTGGTGGCACCAGTGAGCCGTGACTCTGTCACCAGGCAGCCTGCAGGAAGTGGATGGCCAGACACGAAGCGGGAGGCCTGTTAAAACCACACTTACTCTCCAGAGTGAAGCATACTTTTTACTAAGAGTTATCTgtgcaaagaagtgtaaagtaTCCTAGCTATATGTTGCTTTAGTTTAGGGCAACCTCTAAGAAATATGACTTTGTTTCACTATTCATattatttcttcttgttttgaaAGAATACTACAATGATGACATCATTTTCTGTTGGTATGCCAAAAAGTGTTCTTTACATCTTTCTAAGGTTCTGAAAGTATTTTTCTCCGGAAGGGGCCTCATTCCCAGAAAAGTGGGCCAGAAGCTTAGAGTTGGTTTTGATTTAATCTCAGGTATTCAGGTCGCGGTCTAGTTACATAGTTTCTATACCTTCTTACTTGTCAGATGGGACATTTAAGGAGAATTGCTTCTTAAAAAGATTGAGAAAAGAATTTCAAGctttaaaatgattttctctAAGTGCCATATGAGTGGGAAGTATCTGTGTCATGTATCAGAGATGTCAGAAGATCTGTGAAGACCTGGAATTTCTGCTATTTTGAATCACTATTTCCAgtcttatttttgaatgaatttggttgaaaaaaaactaaaaattttattttctctagcctGTCATTAGAAGCATTGTAATTCTTAGTCGATCTCAtggaagatctttttttttaacattttttattgatttgtaatcattttacaatgttgtgtcaaattccagtgtagagcacaatttttcagttatacatgaacatatgtatattcattgtcacatttttttctctgtgagctaccacaagatcttgtatttagataaatcacagagaaaaaaaatgtgacaatgagtgtgtatatgtccatgaatgactgaaaaattgtgctgaacactggaatttgacacaacactgcaaaatgattataaatcaataaaaaatgttaaaaaaaaagatcttgtatttagttccctgtgctatacagtataatcttgtttatatattctacaattttgaaatcccatctatcccttccaaccctccatccccttggcaaccacaagtttgtattctatgcctgtgagtctatttctgttttgtatttatgctttgtttttttgtttttgttttttagattccacatatgagcgatctcacatggtatttttctttctctttctggcttacttcacttagaatgacattctccaggagcatccatgttgctgcaaatggtgttatgttgtcggtttttatggctgagtagtattccattgtataagtataccacatctttatccagtcatctgttggtggacatttaggctgtttccatgtcttggctattgtaaatagtgctgctatgaacactggggtgcaggtgtcatcctgaagtggggttccttctggatataagcccaggagcaggattcctgggtcatatggtaaatctatttctagtctcttgaggaatctccatactgttttccacagtgtctgcaccaacctgcattcccaccagcagtgtaggagggttcccttttctccacagcctctccagcatttgtcatttgtggacttttgaatgatggccattctgactggtgtgaggtgatacctcattgtagttttgatttgcatttctctgataattagtgatactgagcattttttcatgtgcctattgaccatttgtatgtcttccttggagaattgcttgtttaggtcttttgcccatttttgggttgggttgtttggttgtttcttattaagtcatgtgagctgcttatacattctggaaatcaagcctttgtcggtttcatttgcaaaaattttctcccattccgtaggttgtcttttagttttacttatggtttcctttgctgtgcagaagcttgtaagtttcattaggtcccatttgtttattcttgcttttatttcttctaggagaaaatttttgaggtgtatgtcatataatgttttgcctatattttcctgtaggaggtttattgtatctcgtcttatgtttaagtccttgatccattttgagtttatttttgtgtacggtgtaagggagtgttctagctttattgctttacatgctgctgtccagttttcccaacagcatttgctgaagagactgtctttattccattgtatattcttgcctcctttgtcgaagattagttgaccaaaagtttgtgggttcatttctgggttctctattctgttccattggtctctgtgtctgtttttgtaccaataccatgctgtcttgatgacaatagctctatagtattgtctgaagtctgggaaagttattccttcagcctctttctttctcttcagtaatactttggcagttctaggtctttgatggttccttataaattttattatgatttgttctagttctgtgaaatatgtcctgggtaatttgatagggattgcattaaatctgtagattgccttgggcagtgtgaccattttaacaatattgattcttccaatccaggagcatgggatatctggAAGATCATTCTAACTGCAGAGTAATAACCTCTGAAAGAAAGAGGTGGAGAAAAAAGGTGTGAGTCCCACTGGGACAGTAAGTCTGAGCTCTTGCCCTTGCTTGctaggtggaggaggagctgcaggagcaaGAGTTCCTTGACCGCTGCTTCCAGGAGATGCTGGATGAGGAAGACCAAGACTGGTTTATTCCATCGCGAGACCTGCCTCAGGCCATGGGCCAGTTGCAGCAACAGTTCAATGGACTGTCGGTCAGTGATGGTCATGATTCTGAAGATATTTTGGTAAGAGCATATGTAGTTCCACGTGTGACATAGCAAAAAGAGTGTGGGATTTGGAGTCGCAGGCTCTCCCTTCGGCCCtccaaccttgggcaagttctggGGCCCTCTGAGCTGCTGTTCCTTCACTCATCACCTGTGCGTTAATAAGAGGGTACATTGAAGATGCACCACTCAGAGCACTGTGAAAGCGTCATTATTGCAACATCACCAGCTTTCATTTTCTCCAGTGGGCTTCTCAAAGCAGAACTGGGATTAAGGATAAAAATTTGAGCATGGAAGAGGTTTGGTTTCAGATTATCATCTGCTGCTGTCCTTTCCTTTTACTAGCCTGCAAATCTGTATTTATAGTTTTGAATGATGCTGTTAGAAAAACTGCCTGTTCATTGTGGAAGGAACATACTCCTAAGAGGCCATTTTTCACATATAATTAGAAGACCGGATAAATGAATTCCCTGCCTTCCACAGTTACGTAATGTCAGAATTCTCTAAGTGATATCATTCTCACACAACTCATGTTTTGAATGATTGTGCCCTGCAGTTTGCCAAGGTTTTAGATATGGCAACTCTCCAAGAGAGTAGATACCAAAGAGAATGCAGCagaatggagaggaaaaaaaaaaaccaactaggGATTGTGGTAACCAAACTGGCTTGCTGGAGTACTCTGATTTTCATTAAGCTAAGGTActcaatgaattaaaaaattatttttagagttGCAGTTAACAAGCCTCTAACGAAAGCACCATGAAGGGAACAGGAGTCTAAAGCAGGAAGGAGAGAATGAGGTTAGCAGGACTTAATACGTAGGAGCCACTGAGAGCATCCCAGCAGTGACAGCTGGAGttgcagggaattttttttttccctctccttaaaGCAGAGAGGAAGGTACTGGTAATACTGGAAGCAGGAAGAAAATAAGTTTGAAAGTGCAGCTTGCCTTGGGATTTATCATCTCTTGGTTCTTATTTCAGAGCAAAAGTAACCTGAACCCGGATGCCAAGGAATTTATTCCAGGAGTGAAGTACTGAGCTGGAAGAAAGCTTTGAGGAGAACTTGTATGTCCCCACATCTGGGGATAGCGCTGCACAAAACGGCAGAGCTgaagagagggatggggtgggcaaGGGGTGCGCAGCGGGGAAGGGGAACAGTGGTTTAACTTGGCACTGTGACTAGAGTTAACCAATGCGCTCAGTCTGACTCTACAAGCCTCTGAGTATTGCTCTTTTGTTCTACTGATTTCATTCGGAGCAATTTCCTATTACTGTTATTAGCTTTTTGACTTAAGGAAATTGCAGTCTTCTTTCCCCCTTCATCAGGAATGTTCTACTGTGTGTGTTGAAGCAAATAAGCTGACCGAGAAAGCCCAGGTGTTTAATTTAAGAATGCCCTTCTCACCCTGCTGTAAGCTTACTACCAAGGGCGGTGAACGCCTGCAGAACTACTTGTTGAGTCTGGGTGGCGAGAGGGACGAGCGGGAGAAGCAGGTGTTGGAACCAGAGAAAGCAGCTCCCCGACCCCGTGGGATTTCCTGCGATGAACTGGGATTACCATGGCCTGCTGAGCCCGTGCCTCCCTGCCCTGAAACCCATTCAGGAAAGCCCAGGCTTAAAGCGCTGCCTTACTGGGACTTCGGATGGTTAGTGAAGCACCCATTTACGGTAGGTGAACGCTGTAAATCCGAAGGAGAGGACTGGGCCGGTGATTATCACTTGGGTCATTCAGTTGCTGCTGGCCTGCTCTTAAGCCTCTCATTCCAGCTACCATCAGACTCATCACTTACAAGGTAAAAGAGCACAGGGGTGGGTTTGCCACTTCGTCCCTCATGTTGTCCGGTCccctgtctcctttccacaccagCCCTACTCTGTTTTTAAGAAAAGATGTTGTTGCCAAAGGTATAGGAGAGGTGTGCTGTGCTGGCCATCAGCTTCCGCCTGGAGAAGTCATCTCTGAATCCTGCTAGTTGGAGCTTAAGTTTATTTTGACAGGTTTTTTCCAGCCTCATGATGAGTTGGTCCGCCTGGTATCCTTAGAAAGGTTTATGCACTTGTAcaagtaaatttatttttcaagacaCTAACAAGAAGTTCAGTTTACACGTTGGATGCTTCTCCCCACCTGAGAGAATTGTGCAGAATAACTACACAAAAGCCTAGGAGAATGAGCCCCGCCTGACCCTGTGGCCCTGTGACCCACTGGGGCAGCTTTAGCAGTTAGAGAATTTTGCTGTTCCCACACACCGAAGCTTTTTGAGTTTTCTTGGTTGGACGTTCTGGGTACGTTCTTTCCTGCCTACAAGTCAcagggtttttttggttgttaGTACTCGTAAGGAACTAAACCGGGCGCTAAGAGCTGCTTTTGTGTGATAGAGGTGTCAGCAGC
The genomic region above belongs to Vicugna pacos chromosome 15, VicPac4, whole genome shotgun sequence and contains:
- the PAIP2B gene encoding polyadenylate-binding protein-interacting protein 2B isoform X2; the protein is MNGSSVVNTSPSVKSKEDQALNGHDEKENPFAEYMWMENEEDFNRQVEEELQEQEFLDRCFQEMLDEEDQDWFIPSRDLPQAMGQLQQQFNGLSSKSNLNPDAKEFIPGVKY
- the PAIP2B gene encoding polyadenylate-binding protein-interacting protein 2B isoform X1, translated to MNGSSVVNTSPSVKSKEDQALNGHDEKENPFAEYMWMENEEDFNRQVEEELQEQEFLDRCFQEMLDEEDQDWFIPSRDLPQAMGQLQQQFNGLSVSDGHDSEDILSKSNLNPDAKEFIPGVKY